A window of Selenomonas ruminantium subsp. lactilytica TAM6421 contains these coding sequences:
- a CDS encoding DEAD/DEAH box helicase, whose protein sequence is MKQELKNFGEIELSRKVLQALREMGFEEPSPIQAQTIPLTLEGHDVIGQAQTGTGKTAAFGIPTVEKIAEKFHKVQALILTPTRELAIQTAEELNKIGKFKRVRTLPIYGGQSIDRQIRSLKRGVHAVVGTPGRLLDHLNRGTLDLENVQTLVLDEADEMLDMGFIDDIENIIKQIPDGRQTLLFSATMPGPIEKLSRRYMEHPQRVTITKENLTVPLIDQLYYETREKFEGLCRVLDVEETGKLIIFCRTKRAVDDLTASLEARGYSAGGLHGDLSQIQRDRVMKRFREGRIDILIATDVAARGIDIDDITHVINYDIPQDHESYVHRIGRTGRAGRKGVAMTFIEPKEYRQLRLIMKLAHTKIQRKELPTASDLLERQKDLVQERLVKTLQQNHYDDYHEIISDVAAEGFDMVDIAAAALKLSLEGFKDEKSDADNGFGDTGGAPGMVRLFFNIGRSQKIRPADIVRAIADEADIPGATIGVINIYDKFTFVEVPEDVAERVMSTMHRNTVKGWKVNVEPARKR, encoded by the coding sequence TTGAAACAGGAACTTAAAAACTTTGGTGAGATTGAACTGAGCCGTAAGGTGCTGCAGGCACTGCGGGAGATGGGGTTTGAGGAGCCTTCGCCGATTCAGGCGCAGACGATTCCACTTACCCTCGAAGGGCATGATGTGATTGGGCAGGCCCAGACGGGGACAGGGAAGACGGCGGCGTTTGGCATCCCTACGGTGGAGAAGATTGCCGAGAAATTCCATAAGGTGCAGGCGCTTATTCTCACGCCGACGCGGGAACTGGCGATCCAGACGGCGGAGGAGCTCAATAAGATCGGCAAGTTCAAGCGGGTGCGTACGCTGCCGATCTATGGCGGGCAGTCCATCGACCGGCAGATTCGCTCCTTGAAGCGCGGTGTGCATGCGGTTGTGGGTACGCCGGGGCGCCTGCTTGACCATCTGAACCGTGGCACGCTGGATTTGGAGAATGTGCAGACGTTAGTCTTGGATGAAGCCGATGAAATGCTGGATATGGGCTTTATTGATGATATCGAAAACATCATCAAGCAGATTCCTGACGGGCGGCAGACGCTTCTGTTCTCGGCGACGATGCCGGGGCCGATTGAAAAACTTTCCCGCCGCTATATGGAGCATCCCCAGCGCGTCACGATCACCAAAGAAAACCTCACAGTTCCTTTGATTGACCAGCTTTATTATGAGACGCGTGAGAAATTCGAAGGTCTTTGCCGGGTGCTGGATGTGGAGGAAACGGGCAAGCTCATTATCTTCTGCCGCACCAAGCGGGCGGTGGATGATCTGACGGCTTCCCTGGAGGCCCGCGGCTATTCCGCCGGCGGCCTGCATGGCGATCTGTCCCAGATCCAGCGTGACCGCGTGATGAAGCGTTTCCGCGAGGGTCGCATTGACATCCTGATTGCCACGGATGTGGCGGCTCGCGGTATTGATATCGACGATATCACCCATGTCATCAACTACGATATTCCCCAGGACCATGAATCCTATGTGCACCGCATTGGCCGTACGGGCCGTGCCGGCCGCAAAGGCGTGGCCATGACCTTTATCGAGCCGAAGGAATACCGTCAGCTGCGCCTGATCATGAAACTGGCCCATACGAAGATCCAGCGCAAGGAACTGCCGACGGCATCTGACCTGCTGGAACGGCAGAAGGATCTGGTGCAGGAACGTCTCGTGAAGACCTTGCAGCAGAATCACTATGATGATTACCATGAGATCATCTCGGATGTGGCAGCCGAAGGCTTCGATATGGTGGACATCGCAGCGGCTGCCCTGAAGCTGTCATTGGAAGGATTCAAGGACGAGAAGAGCGATGCGGATAATGGCTTTGGCGATACGGGCGGAGCACCGGGCATGGTACGTCTGTTCTTCAATATCGGCCGCAGCCAGAAGATCCGTCCGGCTGACATTGTCCGGGCGATTGCCGATGAAGCGGATATCCCAGGGGCGACCATCGGCGTCATCAATATCTACGACAAGTTCACCTTTGTGGAAGTGCCGGAGGATGTGGCTGAACGCGTCATGAGCACGATGCACCGCAATACGGTCAAGGGCTGGAAGGTAAATGTGGAACCGGCCCGCAAACGGTGA
- the rimO gene encoding 30S ribosomal protein S12 methylthiotransferase RimO, protein MKAGFISLGCSKNLVDTEVMLGELKNHGIELTNDPAEADILIVNTCAFIQSAKEESITTVLNMADYKESGRCRSLIVAGCLGQRYKQELLDELPEADAILGTGAWGRIMEAVEETLKGRRVVIADEDEALYDEKTPRILTTPDYTAYVKIAEGCDNRCAFCAIPQIRGRFRSRRIEDICKEVEHLTEQGVREVVFIAQDSTNYGRDIYNRPALAELLREVVKVPKLKWVRTLYCYPKFFTDELIDVYATEPKVCKYVDLPLQHAHNSVLKSMHRPDTQEQMITLIKKLRERIPGVTIRSTFIVGFPGETDAQYQTLRNFLIEQRLDKVGVFTYSREEDTPAYDMENQISEEVMQERYHDLMSVQSKISEEVNQSFEGKVIEVLVEGRDEEQPNIAVGRSYREAPEVDGQVYIEGDSTSKPGDVIKVRVLQGFTYDVVGEPVNE, encoded by the coding sequence GTGAAAGCAGGCTTTATCAGTCTTGGCTGTTCCAAGAATCTGGTGGATACGGAAGTGATGCTGGGGGAATTGAAGAACCATGGCATTGAGCTGACCAATGATCCGGCGGAAGCCGATATTTTGATTGTCAACACTTGTGCCTTTATCCAGTCGGCTAAGGAAGAGTCCATTACCACGGTACTCAACATGGCCGATTATAAAGAATCGGGTCGCTGCCGCAGTCTGATTGTGGCAGGCTGCCTGGGCCAGCGCTATAAGCAGGAATTATTGGATGAACTGCCGGAAGCCGATGCTATCCTGGGCACCGGGGCCTGGGGGCGCATTATGGAGGCAGTGGAGGAAACTCTTAAGGGACGCCGGGTGGTCATTGCCGATGAGGATGAGGCCCTTTATGATGAAAAGACGCCCCGCATCCTGACTACGCCGGATTATACGGCCTATGTGAAGATCGCCGAAGGCTGCGACAATCGTTGTGCCTTCTGTGCCATCCCGCAGATCCGCGGCCGTTTCCGCAGCCGCAGGATTGAAGATATCTGCAAGGAAGTGGAGCATCTCACGGAGCAGGGTGTGCGGGAAGTTGTCTTTATCGCCCAGGACAGCACCAACTATGGCCGGGATATCTACAACCGTCCGGCCCTGGCTGAACTCTTGCGGGAAGTGGTCAAGGTGCCGAAGCTCAAATGGGTGCGTACCCTTTACTGCTATCCGAAGTTCTTCACCGATGAACTCATTGATGTCTATGCCACGGAACCCAAGGTCTGCAAGTATGTGGACCTGCCTCTGCAGCATGCTCATAATTCCGTGCTGAAATCCATGCATCGCCCGGACACCCAGGAGCAGATGATTACCCTGATCAAGAAGCTGCGGGAACGCATTCCGGGGGTTACGATTCGTTCCACGTTCATTGTTGGCTTCCCCGGGGAAACGGATGCACAGTATCAGACTCTGCGCAACTTCCTGATCGAGCAGCGCCTGGACAAGGTGGGCGTGTTCACCTATTCCCGTGAGGAAGATACGCCGGCTTATGATATGGAAAATCAGATTTCTGAAGAAGTCATGCAGGAACGCTATCATGACCTCATGAGCGTGCAGAGCAAGATTTCTGAGGAGGTCAATCAGAGCTTTGAGGGCAAGGTTATTGAAGTCCTGGTGGAAGGACGGGATGAGGAACAGCCGAATATCGCGGTAGGGCGCTCCTATCGCGAGGCACCTGAAGTTGATGGACAGGTATATATTGAAGGTGACAGCACCAGCAAGCCGGGAGACGTTATAAAAGTACGCGTGCTTCAGGGGTTCACCTATGATGTGGTGGGCGAGCCGGTAAACGAATAA
- a CDS encoding ABC transporter substrate-binding protein, producing MRRYTFLLLTAFLLFILVVAGSAYFAGAGHEGKMRPLREIVVYTTLPAEHAAILNNAYEASHNVRINFVPLSSGDVLKKLQSQAEAGEGGAAAMVLADKDTLAKASAAGYLTPYLSEAGDQVPESFRQSDGYWVGVWYDPVVFCMNRDYLLTLPRVPDTWKELAAQPKMRVGITDFLAADASANLFMSMLAQFGDTATYDIWRQIHPKVVQYARYLSNPVRQAGMGEVDVAVAVESEAIRYMQGGYPLKIVYPADGTAAMVTGTGIVYKAKPADATTAKEFADWLLSDEAQQALQKQDFYFVPTNPGTLAYKSFAGKNMILFDQPVNFTDQQRHDFLDKWVKEVRFK from the coding sequence ATGAGAAGGTATACATTCCTGCTGCTGACGGCTTTTTTGTTGTTCATCTTAGTTGTAGCAGGTTCGGCATACTTTGCCGGAGCCGGGCATGAGGGGAAAATGCGGCCTTTGCGGGAAATCGTGGTTTACACGACCTTGCCGGCAGAACATGCCGCTATCTTGAATAATGCCTATGAAGCTTCCCATAATGTAAGGATAAATTTCGTGCCGCTGTCTTCCGGGGATGTGCTGAAGAAACTGCAGTCCCAGGCGGAAGCTGGCGAAGGCGGTGCGGCGGCTATGGTGCTGGCGGATAAGGATACGCTGGCCAAGGCTTCTGCGGCCGGTTATCTGACGCCTTACCTGTCCGAGGCCGGCGATCAGGTGCCGGAGAGTTTCCGCCAAAGCGATGGCTATTGGGTAGGGGTATGGTACGATCCGGTTGTGTTCTGTATGAACAGGGATTATCTCCTGACCTTGCCGCGGGTGCCGGATACCTGGAAGGAACTGGCAGCTCAGCCCAAGATGCGGGTGGGCATCACGGATTTCCTGGCGGCAGATGCGTCAGCCAATCTCTTTATGAGCATGTTGGCGCAGTTCGGGGATACAGCCACCTATGATATCTGGCGGCAGATTCATCCCAAGGTGGTGCAGTATGCCCGTTATCTTTCCAATCCGGTCCGGCAGGCGGGGATGGGGGAAGTGGATGTGGCTGTTGCGGTGGAAAGCGAAGCCATCCGCTATATGCAGGGGGGATATCCGCTGAAGATCGTCTATCCGGCTGATGGCACGGCGGCCATGGTTACGGGGACGGGAATCGTCTATAAGGCAAAACCGGCGGATGCCACGACAGCCAAAGAGTTTGCCGATTGGCTGCTTTCCGATGAGGCCCAGCAGGCCTTGCAGAAACAGGATTTCTACTTTGTGCCGACCAATCCCGGTACATTGGCTTATAAGTCCTTCGCCGGCAAGAATATGATTCTCTTTGATCAGCCCGTGAATTTCACGGACCAGCAAAGACATGATTTCCTGGACAAATGGGTGAAGGAAGTCCGTTTCAAGTAA
- a CDS encoding chemotaxis protein, which translates to MAAETSGDKKGILLETGTNEFEIVEFSIGQVNYGINVAKVREVITCPPVTAMPQAHPYIDGLFTLRGKAIPLVNLPRCLNVQSKTEPRNVIVTEINNYNIGFLVENVSRIHRISWKDMEPAPEVGDQSRVVGIIKMEDRIVLLIDFETIIAEINPEINAKLTTFEEATEDVKSKRSDVHVVVAEDSPMLRDLLVTTLHESGYRFVRDFGNGQDAWDYLQGLAKKPGKIDEHVGVIISDVEMPKMDGHRLLKLVREDEVLNGVPLVLFSSLISDEMRLKGEQLGASGQIAKPEINQLIGLLDNLIFGVPIKDPNADEV; encoded by the coding sequence ATGGCAGCAGAAACGAGTGGCGATAAGAAAGGAATCTTGCTGGAGACCGGCACCAACGAGTTTGAAATTGTCGAGTTCAGCATTGGACAAGTTAACTATGGCATCAACGTAGCGAAGGTGCGGGAAGTAATCACCTGCCCGCCGGTGACGGCTATGCCACAGGCCCATCCTTATATCGATGGCCTGTTCACCCTGCGTGGCAAGGCAATTCCCTTGGTGAACCTGCCCCGCTGCCTGAATGTCCAGTCAAAGACCGAACCGCGCAATGTTATCGTAACGGAAATCAATAACTACAACATTGGCTTTTTGGTAGAGAATGTTTCACGTATTCACCGCATTTCCTGGAAGGATATGGAGCCGGCGCCGGAAGTGGGAGATCAGTCCCGTGTCGTTGGTATCATCAAGATGGAAGATCGCATTGTGCTGCTCATTGACTTTGAGACCATCATTGCGGAGATCAATCCTGAAATCAATGCGAAGCTCACAACTTTTGAAGAAGCAACCGAGGATGTGAAGTCCAAGCGTTCGGATGTGCATGTGGTGGTGGCAGAGGATTCGCCCATGCTGCGTGACCTGCTGGTTACGACTTTGCATGAGTCCGGCTATCGCTTTGTGCGTGACTTCGGCAACGGTCAGGACGCCTGGGATTATCTGCAGGGACTGGCTAAGAAGCCGGGCAAGATTGATGAGCATGTGGGGGTTATCATCTCCGATGTGGAGATGCCCAAGATGGATGGTCATCGCCTGCTGAAGCTGGTGCGTGAGGATGAGGTTCTGAATGGGGTTCCGCTGGTACTGTTCTCGTCTCTGATCAGTGATGAAATGCGCCTCAAGGGCGAGCAGCTCGGTGCCTCCGGCCAGATTGCCAAACCGGAGATCAACCAGTTGATTGGTCTGCTGGATAATCTGATTTTCGGCGTGCCCATCAAGGATCCCAATGCAGATGAAGTTTGA
- a CDS encoding S1 RNA-binding domain-containing protein, translated as MEEQSKRKYGPSSVATLKVVRESELGAFLDAETGNTNDDILLHKNQQTSPVKIGDEVEVFLYLDPNRKLTASMRVPKMREGQIARLKVINVSRDGAFVDVGAERGIFMPYAGMRGRPQIGEVVWAKLYTDKSGRLAVTMEVEDEMRRASQPAKGVKKGQLVKGAIYNYTDAGAFLFSEERYIVFIANKEMDERNRPRVGQVVTARVTYIRDDGRLNASLKESKEKALITDGEKIMELLRNRDGKMPYSDESSPEVIRDKFGISKAAFKRALGHLIKEQKVFEEDGWTYLK; from the coding sequence ATGGAAGAACAGTCAAAAAGGAAATACGGCCCCAGCTCCGTAGCTACGCTGAAAGTTGTGCGCGAGTCGGAATTGGGTGCTTTTCTCGATGCGGAAACCGGCAATACCAATGATGATATCCTGCTGCACAAGAATCAGCAGACATCACCGGTGAAAATCGGCGATGAGGTGGAGGTGTTCCTCTATCTCGATCCAAACCGGAAGCTCACCGCCAGCATGCGGGTGCCGAAGATGCGGGAAGGACAGATTGCCCGTCTCAAGGTCATCAATGTAAGCAGGGATGGTGCCTTCGTTGACGTGGGCGCTGAGCGCGGTATCTTCATGCCCTATGCCGGTATGCGCGGCCGTCCCCAGATTGGCGAGGTGGTTTGGGCCAAGCTTTACACGGATAAGTCCGGGCGCCTGGCCGTGACCATGGAAGTGGAAGATGAAATGCGCCGGGCCTCCCAGCCTGCCAAGGGCGTGAAGAAGGGCCAGCTGGTCAAAGGGGCCATCTATAACTACACCGATGCCGGCGCTTTCCTGTTCAGTGAGGAGCGTTATATCGTCTTCATTGCCAATAAGGAAATGGATGAGCGCAACCGTCCCCGTGTCGGTCAGGTGGTCACCGCCCGTGTCACCTATATCCGTGATGATGGCCGCCTCAATGCTTCCCTGAAGGAATCCAAGGAAAAAGCCCTGATCACCGATGGGGAAAAGATTATGGAACTTCTGCGAAACCGTGATGGCAAAATGCCTTACAGTGATGAATCTTCGCCGGAAGTGATCCGGGACAAGTTCGGCATCTCCAAGGCGGCTTTCAAGCGCGCTTTGGGCCATTTGATCAAAGAGCAGAAGGTCTTTGAGGAAGACGGCTGGACCTATTTGAAATAA
- the rsfS gene encoding ribosome silencing factor, giving the protein MTIEEMSQAICKAASDKKARDIVIMDMRELSPSTDYFVVCSANTATQVRAIADSIEEQLQEAGVDFFHKEGYREGEWVLLDYGDVVAHVFMQEAREYYALEQLWGDAKLSVYED; this is encoded by the coding sequence ATGACCATTGAAGAAATGAGCCAGGCCATCTGCAAGGCCGCCAGTGATAAAAAAGCCAGAGATATCGTAATTATGGATATGCGGGAACTGTCCCCGTCCACGGATTATTTCGTGGTCTGCTCGGCCAATACGGCCACCCAGGTGCGGGCTATTGCCGACAGCATCGAAGAGCAGCTGCAGGAAGCCGGTGTGGATTTCTTCCACAAGGAAGGCTACCGTGAAGGTGAATGGGTGCTGCTGGACTACGGTGATGTGGTTGCCCATGTATTTATGCAGGAAGCCCGCGAATACTACGCTTTGGAACAGCTCTGGGGCGATGCGAAACTGTCCGTTTATGAGGACTGA
- a CDS encoding LCP family protein, with the protein MGKKGNDKGGKINVTQQNIKYKRKLLAQRRRRARLRLLVLLVMSATILMGVLFAGYALVSLGSKIHQEYQAMYAGYTQRQQARRGTVDPRFDGYTNVLILGIDEGVDEDGGEGKRADGIVVASFENSTGKLRFIHIPEDTWVNVAGSQQQMKIKNLYAMGGAPLMTRQVNALLGVSIHQYMVLDMRAFSELIDAIGGVDIYVEADMNYDDAEGGISIHLPRGYQHLDGNQAVQYLRYRSDDLDDLGRMQRQQRFCKAVYQNLLQFRTLTKLPAIAEILKQRVETSAELFDSMHLANVLRHLSSVPPESIILPGAPAADDASIWVLDDAATVQRMQELFPPEDINEEKPSP; encoded by the coding sequence ATGGGAAAAAAGGGAAATGACAAGGGTGGCAAGATAAATGTCACCCAGCAGAATATAAAATACAAACGAAAACTCTTGGCCCAGCGCCGGCGGCGGGCCAGGCTGCGCCTGCTGGTCCTGCTGGTTATGTCTGCAACCATATTGATGGGCGTGTTGTTTGCCGGTTATGCCCTGGTGTCACTGGGCTCGAAAATCCATCAGGAGTATCAGGCCATGTATGCGGGGTACACCCAAAGGCAGCAGGCCCGGCGCGGCACAGTTGATCCGCGTTTTGACGGCTATACCAATGTGCTGATCCTGGGGATTGATGAAGGTGTGGATGAAGATGGCGGTGAAGGCAAGCGGGCGGATGGCATTGTCGTAGCCAGCTTTGAGAATTCCACCGGCAAGCTGCGTTTCATCCATATCCCCGAGGATACCTGGGTGAACGTGGCGGGCAGCCAGCAGCAGATGAAGATCAAGAATCTCTATGCCATGGGGGGCGCCCCGCTGATGACGCGGCAGGTCAATGCGCTGCTGGGCGTTTCCATCCATCAGTATATGGTGTTGGATATGCGGGCCTTCAGCGAACTTATCGATGCCATTGGCGGCGTGGATATCTATGTGGAAGCGGATATGAATTACGATGATGCCGAGGGCGGCATCTCCATCCATCTGCCACGGGGATACCAGCATCTGGATGGCAACCAGGCCGTGCAATATCTGCGCTATCGCAGTGACGACCTGGATGATCTGGGGCGGATGCAGCGCCAGCAGCGTTTCTGCAAGGCAGTGTATCAGAATCTCCTGCAGTTCAGAACCCTGACGAAGTTGCCGGCCATCGCTGAGATCCTCAAGCAGCGGGTGGAGACCAGTGCGGAACTATTCGATTCCATGCATTTGGCCAATGTGCTGCGTCATCTGAGCAGCGTGCCGCCGGAAAGCATTATCCTGCCCGGGGCACCGGCAGCTGATGACGCATCTATCTGGGTGCTGGATGATGCTGCCACCGTCCAGCGGATGCAGGAACTTTTCCCGCCGGAAGATATAAACGAAGAAAAGCCTTCCCCTTGA
- the yqeK gene encoding bis(5'-nucleosyl)-tetraphosphatase (symmetrical) YqeK — MSFAMSYEEMQQLLQKSLKPGRYEHSLGVAETAVFLARRFGVDEQKARVAGLLHDCAREFRNEDLISEAEKRLIVVEPLERRMPLLLHAYVGSRLVAEKYGVNDNDIEQAIWRHTVGGPQMTELDKIIWFADMIEPHRDYPEVEMLRGLARTAGLDEMLLVGLTESIAFVLRKGGLVHPATVNARNEILLQK; from the coding sequence ATGAGTTTTGCTATGAGCTATGAAGAGATGCAGCAACTTTTGCAGAAGAGTCTGAAGCCTGGCCGCTATGAACATTCTTTGGGGGTAGCGGAAACTGCGGTGTTTCTGGCCCGGCGTTTTGGTGTGGATGAACAGAAGGCCCGGGTGGCCGGTCTTCTGCATGACTGTGCCCGGGAATTCCGCAATGAGGACCTGATCTCCGAGGCCGAGAAGCGGCTGATTGTCGTGGAGCCATTGGAACGCCGGATGCCTTTGCTCCTGCATGCCTATGTCGGCTCCCGGCTGGTGGCAGAAAAGTATGGTGTCAATGACAATGATATTGAGCAGGCCATCTGGCGGCATACCGTGGGCGGACCACAGATGACAGAACTGGACAAGATCATCTGGTTTGCCGATATGATCGAGCCGCACCGGGATTATCCAGAAGTAGAGATGCTCAGAGGTCTTGCCCGGACAGCAGGTTTGGATGAGATGCTGTTGGTGGGACTGACGGAATCCATTGCCTTTGTTTTGCGCAAGGGCGGGCTGGTGCATCCGGCTACGGTCAATGCACGCAATGAAATTCTGCTGCAGAAATAG
- the nadD gene encoding nicotinate-nucleotide adenylyltransferase: MKERIGLMGGTFDPIHLAHLHIAEEAREAFALDRVLFIPAAQPPHKQGRRIASAAQRIRMVELAIAGNPHFAIDLLEMERKGPSYSWLMVQEMQQRQGKDAELFFITGSDSINDLPTWNHPRDLVGACQFIGTTRPEVPFDEKVLLDYFGPELRSRIHELAVPMMEISSTLIRERIAAGRSIRYLLPEAVADYIEKEGLYQ, from the coding sequence GTGAAGGAACGCATTGGCCTGATGGGGGGAACCTTTGATCCCATCCATCTGGCTCATCTGCATATTGCTGAAGAAGCCCGGGAGGCTTTTGCCCTGGACAGGGTACTCTTTATCCCGGCGGCGCAGCCGCCGCACAAGCAGGGACGCAGGATTGCCTCAGCCGCGCAGCGCATCCGGATGGTGGAGCTGGCTATTGCGGGCAATCCGCATTTTGCCATCGATCTGTTGGAAATGGAGCGCAAGGGGCCATCTTATTCCTGGCTGATGGTGCAGGAGATGCAGCAGCGGCAGGGAAAGGATGCAGAACTGTTCTTTATCACGGGTTCGGATTCCATCAATGACCTGCCCACCTGGAACCATCCGCGAGATTTGGTGGGAGCCTGCCAGTTTATCGGCACAACCCGGCCGGAGGTGCCTTTCGACGAGAAAGTGCTGCTGGATTATTTCGGCCCGGAACTGCGAAGCCGCATCCATGAACTGGCAGTGCCCATGATGGAGATTTCTTCCACGCTGATCCGGGAGCGGATTGCGGCAGGACGTTCCATCCGCTATTTATTGCCCGAGGCTGTGGCTGATTATATCGAAAAAGAAGGTTTGTACCAATGA
- a CDS encoding glutamate-5-semialdehyde dehydrogenase: MDIQREVRKKAEAAKAASYKLGTLSTKVKNEALLAMAHALEQRSSMILEANAQDLEEAREKGVKRSYLDRLMLDENRIAGMAEGLRQTAALPDPIGLGDYSTVRPNGLSIRRVRVPLGVVGIIYEARPNVTADALALCLKSGNAVLLRGGSEAIRSNIAISSLLAEAAYTHGIPEGAIQFIDFTDREAVGVMTHLTGLLDVIIPRGGAGLIKRVVEDSSVPVIETGTGVCHTFVDASADLQMALDIAINAKTSRPSVCNAMETLLVHQDIAEKFLPMLYEAMMAKKVELRGCAQAKAICPEMQAAEEADWSTEYGDLILSVKVVEDVSAAIEHINRYNTGHSETIVTNDLVNAARFQKEVDAAAVYVNASTRFTDGFEFGFGAEIGISTQKLHARGPMGLMELTSCKYLIMGEGQIR, translated from the coding sequence TTGGATATTCAGCGCGAAGTACGCAAAAAAGCAGAAGCCGCCAAGGCAGCTTCCTATAAGCTGGGCACGCTTTCGACAAAGGTGAAGAATGAAGCGTTGCTGGCCATGGCCCATGCCTTGGAACAGCGCAGCTCCATGATCCTGGAAGCCAATGCGCAGGATTTGGAAGAGGCGAGGGAAAAGGGCGTCAAGCGTTCCTATCTGGACCGGTTGATGCTCGATGAGAACCGCATTGCCGGTATGGCCGAAGGCCTGCGGCAGACGGCGGCGTTGCCGGACCCGATTGGCCTGGGCGACTATAGCACCGTGCGGCCCAATGGTCTCTCCATCCGCCGCGTGCGGGTGCCGCTGGGCGTGGTGGGCATCATCTATGAAGCCCGCCCCAATGTCACGGCGGATGCTTTGGCTCTTTGCCTGAAATCCGGCAATGCAGTCCTGCTGCGTGGCGGCAGTGAGGCCATTCGCTCGAATATCGCCATCAGTTCTTTGCTCGCAGAAGCTGCCTATACGCATGGTATCCCTGAGGGGGCTATCCAGTTCATCGATTTCACCGACCGTGAGGCCGTAGGTGTGATGACGCATCTGACTGGCCTCCTGGATGTGATTATCCCGCGCGGTGGTGCCGGCCTGATCAAACGCGTGGTAGAGGACAGCTCCGTACCCGTGATCGAAACAGGCACAGGTGTCTGCCATACCTTCGTGGATGCGAGTGCGGATCTGCAGATGGCTCTCGATATTGCCATCAATGCCAAGACCAGCCGTCCTTCGGTTTGCAATGCCATGGAAACCCTGCTGGTGCATCAGGACATTGCGGAAAAATTCCTGCCCATGCTCTATGAAGCCATGATGGCGAAAAAAGTCGAGCTGCGGGGGTGCGCGCAGGCTAAAGCCATCTGTCCGGAGATGCAGGCGGCAGAGGAAGCGGATTGGAGCACAGAATATGGTGATCTGATCCTTTCGGTGAAGGTGGTAGAGGATGTGTCAGCGGCGATTGAACATATCAACCGCTATAATACGGGGCATTCGGAAACCATCGTGACCAATGACCTCGTGAATGCGGCTCGCTTCCAGAAGGAAGTGGATGCGGCGGCGGTCTATGTCAACGCATCCACCCGTTTTACGGATGGTTTTGAATTCGGTTTCGGTGCAGAAATCGGCATCAGCACGCAGAAACTTCATGCCCGCGGGCCGATGGGGCTGATGGAGCTTACGAGCTGCAAATATCTGATCATGGGTGAGGGGCAGATTCGCTGA